The following is a genomic window from Hymenobacter monticola.
CCTGAATGTGGGCACAGCCAACGGTGTGCAACAGGGCCTGGGCGTGGTGGCGGCGGGCGGCGTAGCCGGCCGCGTGCAGGCCGTGACGGAGCACTACGCCACCGTGGCCAGCCTGCTGCACTCCAAAACCACAATTGCCTCCAAAATCAAGCGTGACGGTACCTTCGGCACCATCAAGTGGCTGGGCGACGACCCCACCCACGCCCTGCTCGACAACGTGCTGCGCGAAACCAAGCTGGTGAAAGGCGACACAATAGTGACTTCGGGCTTCAACGCGGTGTTTCCGGAAGGCATTTTCATTGGCACCATCGATTCGTTTGTGAAGGAGCCGGACAAGAATTTCTGGACCATTCGGGTGCGGCTGGGCGTCAATTTTGCTAACCTGACCTACGTGTATGTGGTGACGAGCCGGCCCAAAGCCGAGCGCGACACCGTGGAAGCGCACGCGGGCATGCTGCCGGAAGGAGGGAAGCGCAAATGAGTGGCCTGCGGTTCATCTTCGTCCAAATACTGCGGTTTGCGATGTACGCGGGCCTGCACGTGATGCTCATTAGCCGGCTGGTGCTGTTCGACTTGGGCTGGTGCTTTTTCTATTTGGGCTTCCTGCTGTTTTTGCCCTTGCGCACGCCTATTGTGGTGCAGTTGCTGTTGTCGTTTGCGATGGGGCTGACGATGGATGTTTTCTACGACACGGGCGGGCTGCACGCGGCGGCCGCCGTGCTGCTGGGCTTCCTGCGGCCCTGGGTGCTGCGCCTGCTCACCCCGCGCGACGGCTACGATTCGGCCGATACGGTGAACGTGCACCAGATGGGCTGGCAGTGGTTCGCCGTGTACCTCACGCTGCTGGTGCTGCTGCATCACGCCGCCTTCTTCATTCTGGAGCTGGGCAGCTTCCGCCACATCGGCCTCACGCTAGGAAAGATATTTGTGAGCGCACTCTTTACCGGGTTGGCGTTGTTAATCGTGCAGCTTTTGTTTTTTCCGGTGCGCCGGGGACGGAGCTAGTGGTTTTGATAGAGATAGAAAAGAACGTCATGTCGAGCGCCGCCGAGGCATCTGGCGTGCCGAAGTAATTAAAACAGTGCAACGATGCGAGCGAAATGCCTTGGCGGCGCTCGGCATGACGTCCCAGAGAATACCGCGTAATGCAATACCTAGAAGGCCGTAAATACGTCGTACAAGGCATCTTCTTAATTGTGGTGCTCGTCTTCCTCACCCGCTTGTTTTTCATGCAGGTGATGGACGGCACATACAAGCTGGCTGCTGATAAGAACACCCTGCAGCGGTTGGTGCAGATACCCTACCGCGGCCTGATTTACGACCGCAAAGACCAGCTGCTGGTGCAAAATGAGCCCGTGTACGACCTTATGGTGGTGCCCCGCGAGGTGAAGCAACTCGATTCGGCCCGCTTTTGCGAGCTGCTGCAGATTCCGCAGGAAGACTTGCGCAATAGCCTGCGGATTGCCAAGAAGTACTCGCGCAACAAGCCCTCGCCGGTGGTGCAAAACCTGACTACGCGCGACCTGGCGGCTATTTCCGACCGGCTGGCTGACTTCCCGGGCTTCCGCGTCCAGGCGCGCATGGCGCGGGCCTACCGCACGGCCAACCTAGCCCACGCCTTGGGCTACGTGGGCTCCATCACGCCGGCGCTGCTGGAGAAGCCCAAGTATGCCAAGTATCAGCCTGGCGAAAACATCGGGATTTCGGGCCTGGAATCTTATTACGAGCCCATCCTGATGGGGCGGCGCGGCGTGCAGTACAAGATGGTGAACGTGCGCGGCATCGAGAAAGGCAAGTTTCGCGACGGCGAATTTGACACGCTTTCCGTGGCCGGGCAGGATTTGCACCTAAGCATTGACGCCGAGCTGCAGGCTTATGGCGAGAAGCTGCTGGGCGGCCGGCGCGGCTCCATCGTGGCCATCGACCCCAAGACGGGCGAGATTCTGGCCTTCGTTTCGGCCCCGCACTACAAGCCGGACTTGCTGACCGGTAAGGGCTCGGGCAACCGCTACATGGAACTGCTCAACAACCCCGAACAACCGCTGTTCGACCGCCCGCTGATGGCCACCTACCCGCCCGGCTCGGTGTTTAAGCTGGTGAATGAACTGGTGGCGCTGCAGCTGGGCGTGGTGCAGCCGGGCACCGGCTTCGAGTGCAACCAGCGGCTGGTGCGCTGCACCCACCGCCACGAGTACCCGGCCAACGTGAGCATTGCCATCAAAAACAGCTGCAACCCTTACTTCTACCAGGTGATGCAGGCGGCGGTGCTGCGCGGGCAGGGAAAGAATAAATACGAGGACACGCACATTGGCCTGGGCCAGTGGCAGAAGATGGTGAAAACCTTCGGCCTGGGTGAAAAGCTGGGCGTGGACATGCTCCAGGAAAAGCGCGGCCTGATACCCTCGCCGGAATTCTACGACAAGAAGTTCTTCAACAAGAAGGAAAACCGCCAGCACCGCTGGAGCTACCGCAACGTGTACTCGCTTAGCATCGGGCAGGGTGAAATCGGCATCACCGGCGTGCAGATGGCCAACGTGCTGGCCACCATTGCCAACCGCGGCTGGTACTACACGCCGCATTTCGTGCGCAGCATCGGCAACGGCGGCCCACTGCCGCAGTTTCGCCAGAAGCATTACACGGCCGTCGATACTTCGCTCTTCAAGTACATCATCCCGGGCATGCAGATGGTGGTGGACGGCAACGGCGGTACCGGCAACCTGGCCTCGCTGGCCGAGCTGGGCATTTCGGTGGCCGGCAAAACCGGCACCGTGCAAAACCCCCACGGCTTCGACCACGCCACCTTCGCCGCCTTCGCCCCGGTGAACGACCCGAAAATTGCCATCGCCGTGTTCATCGAGAACAGCGGTTTCGGGGGCACCAGCGCCGCCCCTGCCGCCGGCCTCATGATTGAGAAGTACCTGCGCGGCAAAGTGGCCGGCTACCGCCACCGCTGGGAAGATTGGGTGATGTACGGCGACTTTACCAAGAAGCTGCACTAGGCATCGGAAGCTGTTTATGTTCAGACGTGGGGCCTCACCCCTGACCCTCTCCCCGATGGAGAGGGAGCACCGGTTATGTACGAATGAGAAGTGGCCTGACTCCCCCGCTCCTTTGGGAGTGGGGGGCTGGGGGCGAGGCCCCCGTTAGAACTACGCTAACAATTAGCGCGCCTACCGCGTTGTAGCACCTCCCAAATCAACACCAAAAACACCATGGAATCCCTGCAAGGAAAAGTTGCCCTCGTCACGGGCGCCGGCAAAGGCATTGGCCGCGCCGTGGCCCTCGCCCTGGCCGCCGAAGGCGCGCAAGTAGGCCTGCTGGCCCGCACCGATAGCGACCTGCAAGAAGTAGCCGCCGAAATAATTGCCGCTGGCGGCAACGTGGCCACCGCCGTGGCCGACGTGGCCGACCGCACCGCCGTGAACGTGGCCGTGGCCAAAATCCACCAGGAACTCGGACCCATCGACATCCTCATCAACAACGCCGGCATCGGCAGCTTCGCCAAGTTTCTGGAGATGGAGCCCGAAAAGTGGGAGCAAATTGTACAGGTCAATCTGTTCGGTACCTACTACGTGACCCGCGCCGTGCTGCCCGACATGATTCAGCGTCAGGCCGGCGACATCATCAATATTTCCTCTACCTCCGGCCTGCGCGCCGCCGCCGGCAGCAGTGCCTACAGCGCCTCTAAGTTCGCCGTGATGGGCCTCACCGAAGCCCTGATGCAGGAGGTGCGCAAGCACAACATCCGCGTGTCGGCCCTCACGCCCAGCACCGTGGCCACGCCCCTGTCGATGAACAACAACCTCACCGACGGCAACCCCGACAAGGTGATGCAGCCCGAAGACCTGGCCGAATTCATTGTGTCGCAGCTCAAGCTGAACCGCCGCATCTTCATCAAGGAAGCCGGCATGTGGTCGACCAATCCGTAATTATTGCGGTTTCTTGAGTTGCCAAAGTGCCCCCGTAACGTGTGTTGCGGGGGCGCTGTGTTTTTCAGGAGTGCTATAAGCGCTCAAACGGCACGTCCTGAATCGGGTATGCCTTCCAATCCTTGTAGTCAAAATGCCACCACTCCGCCGGCAGCACCGCGAAGCCGTGGGCTTCCATGCGGGCGCGCAA
Proteins encoded in this region:
- the mrdA gene encoding penicillin-binding protein 2, with protein sequence MQYLEGRKYVVQGIFLIVVLVFLTRLFFMQVMDGTYKLAADKNTLQRLVQIPYRGLIYDRKDQLLVQNEPVYDLMVVPREVKQLDSARFCELLQIPQEDLRNSLRIAKKYSRNKPSPVVQNLTTRDLAAISDRLADFPGFRVQARMARAYRTANLAHALGYVGSITPALLEKPKYAKYQPGENIGISGLESYYEPILMGRRGVQYKMVNVRGIEKGKFRDGEFDTLSVAGQDLHLSIDAELQAYGEKLLGGRRGSIVAIDPKTGEILAFVSAPHYKPDLLTGKGSGNRYMELLNNPEQPLFDRPLMATYPPGSVFKLVNELVALQLGVVQPGTGFECNQRLVRCTHRHEYPANVSIAIKNSCNPYFYQVMQAAVLRGQGKNKYEDTHIGLGQWQKMVKTFGLGEKLGVDMLQEKRGLIPSPEFYDKKFFNKKENRQHRWSYRNVYSLSIGQGEIGITGVQMANVLATIANRGWYYTPHFVRSIGNGGPLPQFRQKHYTAVDTSLFKYIIPGMQMVVDGNGGTGNLASLAELGISVAGKTGTVQNPHGFDHATFAAFAPVNDPKIAIAVFIENSGFGGTSAAPAAGLMIEKYLRGKVAGYRHRWEDWVMYGDFTKKLH
- a CDS encoding 3-ketoacyl-ACP reductase; translation: MESLQGKVALVTGAGKGIGRAVALALAAEGAQVGLLARTDSDLQEVAAEIIAAGGNVATAVADVADRTAVNVAVAKIHQELGPIDILINNAGIGSFAKFLEMEPEKWEQIVQVNLFGTYYVTRAVLPDMIQRQAGDIINISSTSGLRAAAGSSAYSASKFAVMGLTEALMQEVRKHNIRVSALTPSTVATPLSMNNNLTDGNPDKVMQPEDLAEFIVSQLKLNRRIFIKEAGMWSTNP
- the mreC gene encoding rod shape-determining protein MreC; translation: MRNLFLFLFRFRGALVFGLLEIISIYLFVTNNSYQRAAFFNSANSYAGIVLERRTQITDYFHLADLNTQLVAENAALRQQLYPPDTMRREADSVAVPPARTDTLRRVRYQRPASRPDTLLLGLQRLAARDPSYPLIPARVINNRLSNVDNFFTLNVGTANGVQQGLGVVAAGGVAGRVQAVTEHYATVASLLHSKTTIASKIKRDGTFGTIKWLGDDPTHALLDNVLRETKLVKGDTIVTSGFNAVFPEGIFIGTIDSFVKEPDKNFWTIRVRLGVNFANLTYVYVVTSRPKAERDTVEAHAGMLPEGGKRK